A DNA window from Candidatus Woesearchaeota archaeon contains the following coding sequences:
- a CDS encoding J domain-containing protein encodes MTLDDLTDDLYCLFDDFLDGAGNFFDQVMEHPVITTLHYGLGADIARAGEKTRQKLFKQRYTQKELEAKLGSHHAFQLWRTLYLRWPAVAADISFLSGAWTAENGKTWIYSAGIAHGLEFACVMLNKAFNLKDIILGVTEAINNYGARASAGWEMAKEYYDGLAGVAYQVNPFHAPIPSKKNREKKRKELVPVDITMEQAYSRLGIAETASPDDIRASYRRIALETHPDRHSKDPEKEARFKRTTEAYKLVRRARGF; translated from the coding sequence ATGACTCTTGACGATTTAACGGATGATCTGTATTGTTTATTTGATGATTTTTTAGATGGAGCAGGTAATTTTTTTGACCAGGTAATGGAACATCCTGTCATTACAACACTTCATTACGGGTTGGGTGCTGATATTGCACGAGCCGGAGAGAAAACAAGGCAAAAACTCTTTAAACAGAGGTATACCCAAAAAGAGTTAGAAGCGAAATTAGGAAGCCACCATGCATTCCAATTATGGAGAACCCTATATCTGCGATGGCCGGCTGTTGCAGCAGATATCTCTTTTCTTTCTGGCGCATGGACAGCTGAAAATGGTAAGACATGGATATATTCCGCAGGAATAGCGCACGGCCTTGAGTTTGCGTGTGTAATGCTCAACAAAGCGTTTAATCTGAAAGATATCATACTAGGGGTCACTGAGGCCATAAATAACTATGGTGCAAGAGCGAGTGCAGGGTGGGAAATGGCCAAGGAGTACTATGACGGGCTTGCAGGAGTAGCATATCAGGTGAATCCCTTCCATGCGCCAATTCCAAGTAAAAAAAATAGAGAGAAAAAGAGAAAAGAGCTCGTACCAGTCGATATAACTATGGAACAAGCATACAGCCGTCTCGGCATTGCAGAAACAGCATCACCAGATGATATTAGAGCAAGTTACCGCAGGATTGCACTGGAAACACATCCCGACCGACATTCGAAAGACCCAGAAAAAGAAGCAAGATTTAAACGGACAACAGAGGCGTATAAACTGGTGCGCAGGGCTCGCGGATTCTAA
- a CDS encoding KEOPS complex kinase/ATPase Bud32: MNDVISQGAEATVSRTADGVLKQRLSKSYRHPQIDHSLQQFRTRREAKVLSKLGDVGFPAPRLHAIDDERHELLMSALQGPVMRTILNDNPVAHGAEIGTLIGRLHAAGIVHGDLTTSNMILAQKKIHLIDFGLSAFSETEEDRAVDLHVLREALEAKHSEVFRPCYDSILDAYQKTHPFAAAVLERLKKVELRGKNKKNY; encoded by the coding sequence ATGAACGATGTCATTTCACAAGGTGCCGAGGCAACCGTGTCCCGCACCGCCGACGGCGTGCTGAAACAGCGGCTCTCAAAATCATACAGACATCCGCAGATAGACCACTCATTACAGCAATTCAGAACCCGCCGCGAGGCAAAGGTTTTGTCAAAACTTGGCGACGTGGGATTTCCCGCGCCACGGCTCCACGCCATTGACGACGAGCGTCACGAACTTCTGATGAGTGCACTGCAAGGTCCCGTGATGCGTACCATCCTCAACGATAATCCGGTTGCGCACGGCGCTGAAATTGGCACCCTTATTGGCCGTCTCCACGCAGCGGGCATTGTGCATGGTGATTTGACCACGTCAAACATGATTCTCGCACAGAAAAAAATCCATCTCATTGACTTTGGATTGAGCGCGTTTTCCGAGACTGAAGAAGACCGCGCGGTTGATTTGCACGTGCTCCGCGAGGCGCTTGAGGCGAAACATTCAGAAGTATTCCGCCCGTGCTATGATTCAATCCTTGACGCCTACCAGAAAACACATCCCTTTGCAGCTGCAGTGCTGGAACGCCTGAAAAAGGTCGAGCTGCGCGGGAAGAATAAGAAGAATTACTAA
- a CDS encoding OadG family protein — protein MISRQNIIAVFMALLLTIFLIGCVRQVENKETPAPSLPDSAPTTEPVPADIPAVPSVDETAAIGDEPLPGEPPSEQEVILDEPANSSY, from the coding sequence GTGATCAGCCGTCAAAATATCATCGCCGTTTTCATGGCACTGCTTCTGACTATTTTCCTTATTGGCTGCGTTCGGCAGGTTGAAAATAAAGAAACTCCTGCGCCCTCTTTGCCCGATTCTGCGCCGACCACAGAACCCGTGCCTGCTGATATCCCTGCAGTTCCTTCAGTTGATGAAACAGCAGCCATTGGTGATGAACCACTGCCCGGCGAGCCGCCGAGTGAACAAGAAGTCATTCTTGATGAACCTGCTAATTCGTCCTATTAA